The nucleotide window ATGTTATGTTCGTTTATGCTAAAATTTAGttaatgctgatgcttatgctaaaaTGTTATGAGAGATTCTATGGCTGGAAAATaactcaagcgaacagggcatctCTGCTGACTACTGGTACCGTACGCAAGAAGTAACTTGCATGCATGGGGCCAAATGACAAGTGGTCTGCAGCAAATGATATTACTGTATGATATCTAGCTAAATATTGATAGTCAAAATCTTAGCAACTAGTTTATTATATTCAACCCAAAACCTCAAATATATGCACATGCATACTGATCATGCATGCACACCCAAACTAATTCTCTCTCTCTATCGATGTCTCTCCTGCCTAGCTAGCACTATATGGTGTACTCCCTCGGCCTAAAAAAGAATGATGTTTTTTACTTTTAGACATCGTGTTGGAccgttcgtcttattcaaaatttttgtctaaattataaaataaaaaatcattattaaagtatctctaatgataaaataagtcataacaaaatatatGATATTTATACAAAAAAATTAAATAAGACGTGTTTGAAAGTCAAAAACGACTTTTTTTTACGGAGGGAGTAGGttagaaaaaacaaaaacaaaagagCAAAAAGAGACTAGAAGGAACATATACATAGTAGttcctccctctccctcatcATAACCTTATGATGTGGTGCCCAATCAGAAGTCTACATCGGCACAGCAAGGGTTATGCTACAGGGCATATATGAGTGTCTCATttcccgctctctctctctctctctctctctctctctccactatCGCCGTACTAGGCAGGCAAACATGGAGCCGGTTCTGTTCAtagtaaggccccgtttagttccaaaaaattttgcatagtacccgtcacatcaaatcttacggcacatgcatggagtactaaatgtagatgaaaaaaaaaactaattacatagttggatgagaaatcgcgagacgaaacttttgaacctaattagtctataattagacactaattaccaaataaaaacgaaagtgctacagtacccaaaacccaaaaatttttggatctaaacacaCCCTAAAAAGGAAAGAGGTTTGAAGAGGAAATTCAAGAGAATGAATGCATTCAAGTTCTCCATGAATGCAATGCCAGTAGCTAGGACAGCAGTGCGCAATAACGTATCCTCCCATCTTGTCCCTCCCTCTTCTATTCCCTTCTACGCATTCAAGTAGTAGTatcaggccccgtttagttccaagccaaaaaccaaaaatttttaagattccccgtcatatcaaatcttgcggcacatgcatggagtactaaatgtagacgaaaaaaaaactaattacacagttagccgagaaatcgtgagacgaatcttttaagtctaaatagtccataattggacaatttttgccaaataaaaacgaaaatgctacagaagcaaaaagccaaaaattttcggaactaaacggagCCTCAATCTTGCCCTCACTCTTCCAAATAACATATTTGTAAAGATCTATCTGCATGTAAGGGCTTCCAAATCCCAACTAGTATACATACGACGTCGCATTTTATTAGTATATATGGGCTCACACAGGCAAGTTTTATGCATTTTAATAGTTCTGTGGTGCCATTTTAGCTTGTCAACTATCTCATCTCGCTCATCTCGTTACCGTTGTAACCTCCGACACGGTTTCACTTCActactctatatatatatatatatatatatatatatatatatatatatatatatatatatatatatatatatatatatatatatatatatatatatatatatatatatatatatatatatatatatatatatatatacacacacacaatcctgtagccggctacaaaataacttattctgtagccactttgagttacgataattactatgttaatttacgagattatagtaactctttactaagtggtttactataacgttatggtaaatatctccatgtgttatagtaatccaactatcgtaaatatgtattaacattatcgtaaattagtatataaaattatcgtaaatgaaggtggctacagaataacttattttgtagctggctattgaatatactctccctatatatgtatatatatatatatgtttttaaGATGCCTCCTAATTATTTTGGAGAGTGCTGGCGCCCGAACGTCCGATGGATACCGATCCATCCCCCGCACGTTTACGTGACGGAGGCCCACGCTGCTCCCCCCGTTTCTCTTTTGTGCTCGTTTCCCCCGCGGCGCTCGCGCCCCCAGCTCGACCCCGCAACCCGTCCCCACAGCCCGCCGCATCCGCCTTCGCACCGCCCCACGTGCGGGACGAGCATACCCCATCGCCCCATGACCGCAGCACCCCCATCCGCTCGCCCCCAACACTTCCGTCCACTATCCCTCCAGCGAGCCACGCGCCCCCGGCCGAACAACATAGAAAGCTGAAATAAAACACGTGCAACAACATGGAAACAACTACCGCAACATTAGACTGAAGCagctgaaacaccatgaacatattattgcaacaacacaAAAACAACTACTACAGCATTCGGCTGAAGCAGTTGAAACAACataaacatattattgcaacaacacgAAACAAACTGCTGCAATAATAGGTTGAAGGagttgaaacatttggaacatattattgcaacactgggtgtgaagcatatgaaacaacgctcgaataaaaacacttgcaacaacatggaacaactactgcaacatgAGATTGAAGCAACTGAAACATTTTGAAAATATTATTGCAACATTTGTGCCAAGCATATGAAACATCCAGATCAGAACGATTGCAACATCATctagaaacaagtgaaacattttGAAACAGTGCCTACAACAAAACCTTTGAAACAAAATGCAACATGGGCAAAACATCCCCCAGATCTACTTGTGCAACATCCTTACGATTCAactacaacatacctctgaagcgtctgaaacaactgaaagatacaattgcaacatatagAGGGGGAGAGAGCCTGCACGGGGAGCCCCATGGCTGCCAGATCTAAGGGCATCAGGAGCTCCCTGTGGGGGAGGATGCCGGTGTCGGGGAGGGGCACCGCCGGTGTGCGGAGGAGGGACCCGGGATGTGGGAGGAGGACACCGGGGTCGGGGAAGGATGCGTCGGAATGGGCGAAGGAGTCGCCTTGGTGGGGGAGGACGCCGGTGTCGGGGAGGGGCGCCACCGGGGTGGGGAGGAAGGAGCCGGTGTGGGGGAGGAGGATGCGGGGGTTGGGGAAGGAGACGTCGGTGTGGGGGAAGGAGCCGCCatggtgggggaggaggacgccggATTGGGAGAGGATGCCGCCACCGCCGGCCAGGAAGGGAACGAGGTGTGTGAAGGACGGGTGGAAGGCGAGGAGGAGCGTGGCCGCTGGCTCGCGGCGTTGCGGAGCTCAATCGGGGGCATGCGGGGCTCCTGGATCCATGGGGGGAGGAGAGGAGCAGTGGCAGTGGCCATATCGAATCGCTATACGACGCGCGTCTGGAACCGTTGGACGTCAGAGTCATAGCAATACCGAATTATTTTTCGAGGGGCAGGTTCACTTACCAAACCATTTCTAAATTGGTCGAGAGCATTGTAGCTTACAAACTATCTGTGGAAATATATTTTCAGGAGAAGTTTTGTTAGGTGTACCACTCTTAGAAATATATCCATTTTCAGTGTCGGACGACTTAAAATAATGGCCCTTGAAAATATGATTTCTATCGATTCTCATGGGCGGTTGAGTAAGCTTGCCTTGTGCTACATCCAGAGTTTGTAGTTAAGTGAGTTGCTCTGTGCTTGAATGATTTTAGTCGAGTGGAGAACCACACCCGAAGTTACTAGCAAGGTGGTGTCAGCCGAAATTTAATTGGAAAGATGGGTCACTTTAGAGCAGTGGCTACCCCATACACCGATCGAGAAAACCTAGAACATGATTTTCTTGGTGAATCAAGGTCTATGACAATGGTTATTGGAGGCTTGAGTTGGCACATTGGTGCAATCTCAGGTGACATGTTTTGGATTAGGGCTACGTTCTAGCAATGGAGAGGAGAAGGGCTTTTGATTCCATGGATGAAAGTGATCTAGGCGAGAGTGAGGAGGGTGACCACAGTACATTAGAACATGAATTACTTTTTCAGGCCATTCACATTTCAATTGGCTCGGCCTTTGTGTTTGGTAGATCGCTTCTCCCTTTGTGGAAGAACCAAGTTGATGCCAAACCGAGTGAGTTAAGCCAACAGTGAAGCCACAAGGTGTCCACATCTGATTGTTTACACGCCAGATGGAGCTAAGTGGGAATATAAAAGTGTACAGTATGTACTTACAAATGAGATGTGTGTGGGTATCCATTAACCCTACTGACCTGCATTTGGTTTTGTGGAAGATATAGTCACCATGAAACCATTTTTTTCTAACAAAAAAATTCATGATCGTTATATACAAAAGAACTTTCAAATCTGAATGCAGTGTGTTGTTTTCTAATACAAAATACACCACACACTGCTCAGCTATCTTATTGGTATAATATGTCGCAAAAATTGAATCTCTAAATGTGTGTGCACGCTTTATAAAAGAGAAATAGGGAGCAATGTGTAGGGGTGAGCTTATCAGAAGTTCAAAACTATAACAAACTACGAGAAATTAGGCGATTTTATCTATGAAGAGATAGACACCGAAATTCACATGAACAAGGACTTGATTGAACCCCCGTGGTCGCTAGGCCTACTACATCCACACTCTCAACTAACTAGGCTAGTTAGGATGTCCGTAAATGTAATAACAAAGGTGTACATATCCTCATTTAAATTTAGTAGGATGGAATATCTGTGCATGCATGCAATTCAAATGAGCCTTGTGCAGGCATGGAACTATATTTATATCTATACTTAATAATAAAGTGTGAAAATGTTTTCTTCAGTCTCTCACTCTCTCCTCTGTCCACCCGCCTCTCATGTAGTCACTTCTCTTCTATCTCTCTTACTCATTCTCATTCTTCTTGCTTTGGCTTGGAGCTGCAAAACCTTCGTCGACACCGCACCACTCATGTTATGGTCTAGCCGTCTGAACCTGTACACGTTGTGGCATGCGTGGTTCGCTTTTCACTTTTTTAAACTTACAACAAGCACGCACAGTAAGAACATATTTAAGTTGAGTTAATCCTCTCCGTCATTTATCACAAAAGATTAATTCTTGCTTTATTGCATTAACATTTATTATGGGCACTAGAATATATCCGATTTAAGGTTGGGCTAAGCCCAATTAAACCCAACAAAAATATCTAACTCATTATCATCGCCACAAAATGGCACAACAAATTGTATGTTGTAACGCACGGCCATGCTTGTTAGTATCCCAAAGAAAGCAAAAGCTAGCAATCCCAATTAACATGCAACTTTTTTCTCTACTTACAAATTTATATTAACCTGCTGTTAGTTCAAAAAGTTTGTGTCAACGTTTTTTCACATAGCTAACCAGCTTTTACTCGTGGCAGAGCATGTAATTTATCTCTGTGCGCGACCACCGCCAATTTATTTCCCATGGTCAGTAGTAAGACTGTAGCTAGCACTGGTGCCGTTGGTCaaaggggatcactgcaagctcTGGCCGTTTTGATGTGCACCAATTTGTCTCACACACGCTGCCTAGCCTTCTTTTTCTCTGTCGGCCCGCCTTCATTCATCTCTCGCTCTTTACTGCATGCATATATGCGTTGTTGCTTTGACATACGATCGACCATTGGATCGGCAGCTGCGCATGGCTGGCCATGATGCTCCCTAGCCCTAGAAGCTTGCTAGCTAGCTACCTACCTCTATATAACTGGAGGATCTACCCGGCCAGCTTCCATCCCAGTCTCATCCTCGTCCTAGCAAACCTCAAAGACATAGACTGTAGGAACACACGGCACTTGGCGGCTGATCGATCGAGTTGTGTGCGTGTGTGGGAAGTTGCCTGTGAGCTACATATATCAGAGTATATCTGTATGTCTATCTAGCTATATTTACCAGCATTATTATATTTAGCTCATGACAGACTGCTGATCGATGCATATACGATTTGCAGGTAGGTAGCTAGAACAACTTCTTAGAACACATATAGCTAGCTGTCGTCGTTCTGCAGAGCACACACACACAACCAAGCTACCTAGGatcgagctagctagctaggcgtTGAATCCATTGATCGAATCGATCCGATCCATCCGAGCTAGCATTAGCAATAGCATCCTCCATGCCGCAGACACCTTCGACCCGTTGGTGCCCGACGCcggagcagctgatgatcctgGAGGAGATGTACCGGAGCGGCGTGAGGACGCCCAACGCGGCGGAGATCCAGCAGATCACGGCGCACCTGGCCTACTACGGACGCATCGAGGGCAAGAACGTCTTCTACTGGTTCCAGAACCACAAGGCCCGCGAGCGCCAGCGGCTGCGCCGGCGCCTCTGCGCCCGACACCAGCAGCAGTacgctcagcagcagcagcaggccaccgCAGCAGCGCCGGCTTCGAGCCCTAACAGCAGCTCCACCCTTCCGTCTCCGGCAGCAGGCGGCAGCAGCGCCGGTGTGCATCCGGCGGTGATGCAgctgcaccagcaccaccacccatACGCAACCAACTTCGTGCCACACCTGGTAGGCATTTTAATTGTTCACGTTCTAGTATTTTTCTAGCTATATAGAATCATATATAGTATCCATTTTAATTTTGCAGCTTGCTATAAGTGCATGCTTGATAATGTATGTATATGTCCATATTCATCAATTGATTATTAGGGCTACTTGGGGCAGCAGGCGGCGACTGTTCCGCCAGTGCTGAACCCAGCTTCTGCCGGCATGGTGGACCTTGCAGCTGCAGGAGCAGGAGGAAATAAGGTTACTGGTGTAGGCGGTGCCTATGGAGGTGGAGCTTCGCTATACAACAGCTGCAGCAGCAATCAGCTGGAGGAGTGGGACGCCGCAGAGGCCATGGAGCACTGCAACGCCAGCTGCGGTGCGGCATCGGGCAGCTCTGACGAGGGTGGCGCAGCTCATCTCCAGCTGCCGCCATGCTGCCGCCGCCCTCTCATGACCTTGGACCTCTTCCCCACTAAGAGCACTGGGCTCAAGGATGAGTGCAGCAGCTCCAAGTCCTcctcttgctccacatccaccaACTAATTAATCGTTATGTTTGAATCCCTTTAGTATCTATATATCTTGCTTCTAGTAGTTCTTTGATTTGCTAGCTAGGTAGCTAGTAGATTCGGTCATCTCAAGTGTGCCATTATATTGTTGTGTTGCGTGTGACGCCGCTACCTCTACTTTCCTTGTTATAACTACGTTTAAGTTTTAGTACTCGACCTCAATCTATATGTATCTATATCTTAGTGCAATGGATTTGTTTTAGCACACTACGACCTATGCTCCATTTACTCAATAGCGACGAGCGAATGAACGAATGACTTGTATATGGCTATATATAATttaccttcttcctcttctctagTGATGACTCCTTTATTATCGAGAGTTTATCAAGTCAAGTCTTTATCTTCTCCTAAAGTTAATTGCAATGTGAAGGGCTGAAGACTAAGAAATTGCCACATCATCTCAAATTATTCATACAGCTACATAAGCATGCATCCATTGGACAAACATTTTTTGAGTTAAGAGTGTGTATGTGAATAAATATATCTTATTATTCGGATGTGGAAGTTCTAATTTCTTTTGAATCAACAATACATCTTAGGTACCAAAAGTGTCATGCCTCAATTGTCAAGACTCAAGGATGTGTTTTGGCCTCCCACCAAATTTCAGAATCTTTTGAGAAAACTTGAGTATTCCTTCCAAATTTTCATGTGATCTTAAAATTTATCCCACATACTCTACAATATTTTATTCAAAATTCTGGAGCTCTATAAATAATTTTATTAATACAAAGATTATTTTTCGCAATTGTttcaaatgaaaacaaaataatgcCACTCCATTAGCCTCggtcaattttagctcatttcTTTCCATCCTCGGTCATACCTCGTTTGAACCCATGGACCTTCTGATCCCATCATGGCTGAAATGAGACAGGAGAGAGGAGGTAATGAAATTTGCTGAAATCAGCACAATGCTAaggtatttatttatttttcattaAAAATAATTACGACAAATGTCATCTTTATGTTATTTTAATTACTTCTGGATGCCTAAAAATTAAAAGAACATTCCAAAGTATATTTTAGGGAATGAATAACTTGGAAAAAAATATGTGCAACAATGATTACTAAGAAAAATAAACAATTCACCGTTCTAATGACTTTGTTTAATAGATTTGCACATCAATGTAAATTCTAAAAATAATttagtattttttatttttttatgtcgTAGAAGACATGTATTTATAGTTAGTACTCATTTCTTGCGGTGACAATTTACATAAGAAACCAGCTCTAACTAGAATAGGGAGCATTGTAGCTCACAGTCACTTAAAATCCATTTGCAGCGGCAGTTTCGTTAAGAAAACCGTACCTAGAAATGTAACAACTTTTAAGTGAGATCCTATTAAGAAATCCAACCCCTGAAAATGTGATTTTCAGGGTCTTAAGAGAGAACCGGCCCTAGAAATTTCTAGGGGTGGTTCTCTTAATGGAATCGCCCCTAAAAATAACTTAGAGGACTAGTCCTATtgaaacaaccccgatttccacgatgggaaatccacagagtcaaagtgtaataagaccatggtagatcatattacccaaattccagtcgatgatcacatccatacatcgataatatcagagtacaaatagtgcggaattacataaattattacatcgccgcattggcggaatcaaaagtagcattcatttagaacagcttgaagataagatcgccaaactcgagcgtaggaacgaatccctcaaccgtcaaactcctcggagctatactcctcagcagaacctgtatgccaaaatttatcagtacgatttgtactggccactcccaaccctatgagcattgctttgtggtaattggatgcaagtcggatatattcaaaagaaacctataaggctggggtttcctatgtattagcatatcaagtatataatagtttagtcaggttttaacaccgttaccacacccattccaccccattcccattccaaagccaggtttcgaccctgggaccgatataccaccatctccacaccttcaccataccacacccataccatcgctcagtcgacaggccaactccctctcggcactgtctcaaggcccgtagcccctggctacgaccgaacactcactccctgggggaagaagagaaggactcatctcatatctagtttaagcgaaacccaggaaaggtccatagccgacaagtcggcacatgtatcgatcgatcaaccatacactctgcagaggttttacataaccacaagatccgccttcctcgctgaccgtcgtcaactgggctgattccggccgcttgctagcctaggataatgccactctaccattcagccctggttcaccccaagtccggtctggggtggctaaaactgtgaatcatgagccgggtccacaaggtctccatgaagtctcggaagggtgtgggggagatcctccataccccgtacctccttacactgtccgctaacaacctagcagtagtggcaatatcctaccaagtagtccggccgtcccgcaccatatagggcgagtggtacgtaaggcttcccggtgaatctgagtactagtaagtccttagggatgaccaagccagaatgtctccatcagggtttccatttaccgtgccaccacagcacctccaccctgggctccacccaccataggttcacacccaaggccacctcgtataccatttacccactacaggtatccatttacccaccacaggtatccattccaggggtgcccaggtagcaccctacggcaagacttgccctaggctcgtcgtatactccaacttggtcgacacaaccctcaccctccactcacccaagtcacacacgcagcactctccctgtAGTCCAGTTAACACCGGTTTCCACCACGTATCAAAGtattataagcgtagtagaagtaataagcaataaaaCATAGTGgcgagcgtgtgtctagcctaacagcagggtgagcaagggtaaggttgcgtcaaggtaaaggccatcaagaaggtatactaccatgcaagtcctatcatagtataattatgacagtaaagtaaagcaatagcagttctacgttagccatgcgtaataggtgctacgagattgggtgggatgtggcaccttcagtgtagtcgtctccgtactcctctcggtactcacgatcctcgtccgtccggttttcctctgagtctgcaaacgatcgcattatagtcgcgttagcgacgtctatagaatagcacaaagaagcaatgaaaattcaaaagagccaaatgcactcaaatatgggttcattgcgtagagcttgattttagatgaattttggtcctggtttcgtatttttccgaggtcgtatgaattagttatgaatttccgaagtttaaatctatttccgaaaatggaaaaaggctaaattaatcctgggctgacacgtgtcacactgtgactggtccacggtggtctcggcaagcgagacggagtctcggtGGTCTCgtcatgtggtctcggcgagcgagacggggtctcagtggcctcggcatgtggtctcggcgagcgagacggagtctcagtggcctcggcatgtggtctcagcgagcgagacggagtctcagtggcctcggcatgtggtctcggcgagcgaggcggagtcacactggtctcggcatgtggtctctgcatgtggcctctacatgtggcctctgcatgtggtctctgcatgtggcctctgcatgtggtctctgcacGTGGCCTCTGcacgtggcctctgcatgtggcctctgcatgtggtctctgaatgtggcctctgcatgtggtctctgcatgtggcctctgcatgtggtctctgcacgtggcctctgcatgtggcctctgcatgtggcctctgcacgtggcctctgcatgtggcctctgcatgtggcctctgcatgtggtctctgcatgtggcctctgcaaGTCTCAGTGGTCTCGTGCTCGTGGCCAAGGGGGCTGCAGCTGACTATCATCGACTTGGTCTACGCGGCTATCTTCCGGTCATCACGGTGATGCTCTACGGCTACGTTCTAGTCTAGCGAGGTGGTCGGGTGagccggtggtggctgcgccatggcggcggcgtcgtgagcgCGGTGTGAGTGTGCTCGGCTACagcgtccatggggctaggaggggtcTACGGTGTGGTCGTGGATGCTGTGCTTGTGTGTCCAGAGGctggagatggccttggcctacgcgctcacggtgtggagcgccatggccggaatagcagagtccggcggcgagcaggggaaaattgggcgctcaccgtaggtgtcgtgggagataggatggtggtgcagtggagaGTCGTGGCCGTGTAGACAGAAgcagtgcagtgccgacccgcaaCGGTGATGAAGATGTCGGCGTCGTCTCCTGCTCTGGTGGCTTCGAAGGTGCTCCGACGGagactccttcttcctcctccctctcccttccttctttctctcctttctctagctcggtgaagtggttggccaccaagtggcggcagGGTGATGGGGCGaacgctagggcaaccgagggccgtggcttttatagccggagcTCTAAGCTCCCATGGCGGATGACGGAACGGCTGGTGATGTGCCGAGCACATCGGACGGCTCTCGTGCGCGGGGGCggttgcgtgggcgtggcgcTAAGGTGGGGAACAGGGTTATGCGATGTGCATGAACCTGGGCCCGCTTCTGCTGCTTTGGTCGGGGCTCGGTCGAGAGATGAGGCTggcgtggggaagaagatgatcctgtagctgggcggctgacagagggggcccatctgtcagcttgtcctgatgcggcggcgtgcggtgcgtgaCGGCTGACGGGAGGGTCCGGCTCGTCAGTGGCGTGCACGTACGGGCGGTGATGCTGGGCTAGCTAGCTGggccggtcgaggcaggctgggccggtcgaggcaggctgggctgagctgctgcctccctcttcttACCTTTAGTATTATGTTACACTTCTCTcctgtatataaatcaaagtggcctACTTCTCCTCTGATAAAATGttccatggtgataaacattggtcaaagtatttattgggatattaattccatattagttcttttatttataaacacatatttgttagcttttatttaatcaacacataagtcaaataaaatccaaatcaccatgttgaatataatacaacttgatgtatgctatgtgataaaataaattctaggtgatgaggtgagatactcgTACCAGTCATATAGGTTTAGTTAGTGCAAGGTTATGAGTTTTCCTAAATGCCACATCATCACTCAAGGGTTTTGaagaaagaaaaattttgtagttggaatttttggtgtgtggatttttgggttgttacacctaTCTTAGTGAACCATCCCTGAAAATAACTCCCTATAAAGCCTCCTTTCTTCCTTGCAACAACTCTACGTATCACTCTATTGGGATTTGGGAGCTCACTAGGAGGCGGTGATGCATGCTTAAGtaccagtttttttttttgacaatatacatgttgatattgtgaattgcttgttttgggATGCCCTGTCAAAACTTGCAGTATTTTTTCTGTCTTAGCAGATAGTAAGGAGATATTCAGTAGCAGTTATATGAATAGCTAGGTTGTTAAAAAATGGTTCCAACAAGACGAGATCATCAGTCCTCTTCTCAAGTCAAAGTCAAAAAATGCACCTAGAGAGGATTAGAGAATCTGGATTATTTTCTTGAGAAACTGGACAGAGAATCCAGAGCAGGACAAACTCTTATTAGGATCTGTTGGATAAAGCGCAACTCATAAAAACTTACTAGAAAAGCAAGCCCATGAACTTGAACTTGAAACTGTGGATTCAACAGCAAAGCTCGCAGGCCCAGCC belongs to Miscanthus floridulus cultivar M001 unplaced genomic scaffold, ASM1932011v1 fs_878_2_3, whole genome shotgun sequence and includes:
- the LOC136533421 gene encoding uncharacterized protein; amino-acid sequence: MWEEDTGVGEGCVGMGEGVALVGEDAGVGEGRHRGGEEGAGVGEEDAGVGEGDVGVGEGAAMVGEEDAGLGEDAATAGQEGNEVCEGRVEGEEERGRWLAALRSSIGGMRGSWIHGGRRGAVAVAISNRYTTRVWNRWTSES
- the LOC136533420 gene encoding WUSCHEL-related homeobox 3B is translated as MPQTPSTRWCPTPEQLMILEEMYRSGVRTPNAAEIQQITAHLAYYGRIEGKNVFYWFQNHKARERQRLRRRLCARHQQQYAQQQQQATAAAPASSPNSSSTLPSPAAGGSSAGVHPAVMQLHQHHHPYATNFVPHLGYLGQQAATVPPVLNPASAGMVDLAAAGAGGNKVTGVGGAYGGGASLYNSCSSNQLEEWDAAEAMEHCNASCGAASGSSDEGGAAHLQLPPCCRRPLMTLDLFPTKSTGLKDECSSSKSSSCSTSTN